Proteins from one Oncorhynchus gorbuscha isolate QuinsamMale2020 ecotype Even-year linkage group LG18, OgorEven_v1.0, whole genome shotgun sequence genomic window:
- the LOC124002979 gene encoding ubiquitin-associated protein 1-like, with translation MAARKSDTHNNGPISYLDDVPFKINDKFRCPAKVGLPVGICLPDCDTLLANLQYDFSLERRSVRWGAELAEARAAEVARAELESREHSPPAQDPDGGSACGGKRPCPAEEQDALPPAMNPLMASLRHNAILTPLPAPARQTAPSIPTPQYLNLADFEREEDPFDKLELKTLDDREELRNILQSQPQPQTPSPPEAPQLRPASRDSTPPPQLPATSLPAKTVFAHKPNGLVVLQDMDRAGDLARGQTMDPDRPCNIRSLTFPKLSDPGDSTFNSYSLAPVPHSLPNGSPPAPQQKREEPPSHTQQTQNGAPKQINAGPPPLPCSAALLSLSPSERQCVETIVSMGYSYEGVLRAMQRRGQNVEQVLEYLFTHARLCERGFDPSAIEECLDMFQNSEEKALEFLSLMTRFCEMGFEKDTIKEVLLLHNNDQDKALEDLMSHASAS, from the exons ATGGCTGCGAGGAAGTCTGATACCCACAACAatg GACCCATTAGCTACCTTGATGATGTTCCCTTCAAAATCAACGATAAGTTCCGCTGCCCTGCCAAAGTGGGGCTTCCGGTTGGCATCTGCCTGCCTGACTGTGACACTCTGCTCGCCAATCTGCAG TATGATTTCTCCCTGGAGAGGCGGAGCGTGCGCTGGGGGGCGGAGCTGGCTGAGGCTCGGGCTGCAGAGGTGGCCAGGGCGGAGCTAGAGAGCAGGGAGCACTCGCCCCCTGCCCAGGACCCTGACGGGGGATCGGCCTGCGGGGGGAAGAGACCATGCCCTGCCGAGGAGCAGGACGCTCTCCCACCCGCAATGAACCCGCTGATGGCCAGCTTGCGCCACAATGCTATTCTCACCCCTCTGCCTGCCCCAGCCAGGCAGACTGCTCCCAGCATCCCGACCCCACAGTACCTTAACCTGGCTGACTTTGAGCGCGAGGAGGACCCCTTCGACAAGCTGGAGCTCAAGACACTGGACGATAGGGAGGAGCTGCGCAACATCCTCCAGAGCCAGCCCCAGCCACAGACTCCATCCCCGCCTGAGGCACCCCAACTCAGGCCAGCATCTCGAGACAGcacccctccaccccagctccccGCCACCAGCCTTCCAGCCAAAACGGTCTTTGCCCACAAACCCAACGGGCTTGTGGTGCTACAGGACATGGACAGGGCCGGGGATCTGGCTCGGGGACAGACAATGGACCCTGACCGTCCCTGCAACATCCGCTCGCTGACCTTCCCCAAGCTGTCAGACCCCGGGGACTCAACCTTTAACTCCTACAGTCTGGCCCCTGTACCACATAGCCTACCCAACGGCAGCCCGCCAGCACCCCAGCAGAAGAGAGAGGAGCCACCCAGTCATACCCAACAAACCCAAAATGGGGCACCAAAGCAG atAAATGCAggtcctccccctctcccgtgCAGCGCGGCACTGCTCAGCCTGTCCCCCAGTGAACGGCAATGTGTGGAGACCATAGTGTCCATGGGCTACTCTTACGAAGGGGTCCTGCGGGCCATGCAGAGGCGAGGCCAGAACGTGGAGCAG GTGCTGGAGTACCTGTTTACTCACGCGCGTCTTTGTGAGCGGGGATTTGATCCTAGTGCCATAGAGGAGTGCTTAGATATGTTCCAGAACTCTGAAGAGAAG GCCTTGGAGTTCCTATCGCTGATGACGCGGTTCTGTGAGATGGGCTTTGAGAAGGACACCATCAAGGAGGTGCTGCTGCTGCACAACAACGACCAGGACAAGGCTCTGGAGGACCTCATGTCCCATGCCTCAGCCAGTTGA